The window aaaaactagtTGTTGTTTTGAGCAACAAATTGAATTTAACCCTGTGAGTTTCTATTTCTGAAGAAGCTCCACAAAGGacacaataacattttttaaagacccactccgatgaaatgGTGATTTTGGTATTTATATGCCACATATACACCAGGCTCCAAAACACTTGTCAATGTAAACGCATGCATATGTGCATTTCAGGGTTCCACATTTAAACGCATCGCTGCGCACGTTTTAAGTCTTCGTACCTCGTACAAAATGTGCTGCCATTGAATGAGTGACAAAAGAGAAACCAGTTAAActtcgaccaatcagggactcgggtTTGGTAATGACGCGTGAGTAGTATCCTTCTGAAAACACACAAGTGctaaccatttaaaaattgatcataagGGAGAAATTAATTATTGCGGTTTGTGCTTGGCTGGAATTTTTATGACTCCAAGTATTTCATATATCTAAAAAggactgtgaaagaaaaaacctggagcacgAATTCTGAGAtttacaccgctttgacattttgcaacaAGCTGCgagtacatgtgctagtattgggtagGGCCAGTCCAGACTGAACAACCTTTGCTAAAGTACGTACAAAAAAACACGTTCAGCACGTTCTTGAATGTGTCACACATGCCTgctgtgaatgtagcattatgTTCTTCTAGCATTTATCTAATGATGGAAAACATATTAGGTAAAAAAAAGCTGCTCCATGTCAACAGTCTCACCCACACCTTCAAGACAAATTTGTGAAGcaagtcctgctgctctgcagaaagtctgtcctagaaaacaacacataatcataattaaaagcccactgggaatgctcaaaagatgatcggagtgggtctctaaagaTTTGTGCTTCAGTTTTATAATGCTCACAATGTTGATTGGTATCAATGacacatacaaataaaaaactagcTTGGCTTAAAAGGATCAGAAGTTTCGTCTGCATTTAATGAGTTTCTGGAAAGCCTGCTTGAACTCATCGTTGAATGCAGTGTAGATGACTGGGTTGATGAGGGAGTTTAGGTATCCAAGCCAGGTGAAGAGATCAAACAGAATGGGGTGAAACCAGCATTCCTTACATATGGCCAGGACCAGCGTACCAACAAAGAATGGGAGCCAACAGACGATAAAGGCACCCAGAATGATGCCCAGCGTCTTGGTGGCTTTCCTCTCCCGTGCTGCACACAGACGTTTCCTCTCCAGCACGCTGTCTGCCAGCTTTACTTTCACACTATTCATGAACAGAGGTGACCCTCCACTTCTTGTGCTGCCAGAGTGTAGGTGTGCTTCCTGGTGGGAGGTAGAATTAAGAGAACAGAGAGATGAGCCTGCAGAGGTCTGGATGAGCTGTGCTGTGGTGAAGCGCTTTCCAGACGAGCAAGGGGTCTTTAAAATGCGAGAACGTGCAGCCATGTAAATCCGTCCATAGAGGATGATGAGAAGCACTGTGGGAACATAGAAGGCGCCGAAGGTGGAATATAGGGTGTAGGAAATCTGATCTGTATTCACCACGCACTCCGTCAGTTCCTCGTGTGCTTTAGCCTGCCGCCAGAAAAGTGGAGGCATGGATATGGATATAGAAATCACCCACACAACCCCGACCATCATCGCCGCGCGGCGCATGGTGCGACGCTTCGGGTACTCCAGCGCGTCTGTGATTGCCCAGTAACGGTCCAATGCAATCACACACAGGTGCAAGATGGAGGCCGTGCAAAAGGTGATGTCAGACGATAACCAAATGTCGCAAACAATCTGCCCCAGGGACCAGGTTTTGCTGACAGTGTAGAGGATGCTTATTGGCATGACTAAAATAGACACCAGCAGGTCCGTGACAGCAAGAGAGCCAATCAGAAAGTTGGCTGGTGTGTGGAGCTTCCTGGTCAGAAAGATGGTGGTGATGACGAAGGCATTGGAAAGCACAGTAGCCAGAGTAACAAGGGCTAACAGGACGGACAGGGAGACCTGGAGGCCAAGGAGCATGTCCTCACTCCAGGTTGGTGCTGCAGACTTGTTGGAACTCTCTGTGCTGTTAAAGGTGAGGTAATCCAAAGAGCTATTCTCAAACTCCATCTCGCCTTGACCCCTCCTTTAAGACAGTTCAGACCATTGCTACAAATTTAAGCCCCATCTTGCattgttctgaaaaaaaaggcagcacAGTGGTGTGGCACACTTGGTTAGTCCTTCCTTTTAACGtgtctctttgtttttcagctttgtcatggtagaataAAGTTATTTCCAAAGCTCAATCATTTTGAGCTAAAATCTTTACTTCTGTTGCTTCAGTGACAAACTGGTTTTAGTTCTGAAGTACCCCGTGTCCCTCCTGCAGCAGTGGGGAAGCCAAGTCCTAATTTGTATTCCGCTGCAGACTGGCTTTCTCTTATCTCATCTCCAACCAGCAGTCAGCAGGAAACTACACCTTCAGACATGGCTTTCCAATCTATCAGAGGCTTTAATAGGCTCCTCCTTTCCAATAAAGCTAAACACGCAGCTGCATGTAGGACGAAGATGACGGCAGATACAACAGTTCCCTTGTCTCTTATCTTCACAGTGGTCCACATGAGGCCTTCTGAATCGAGGTTTGTGTTGAGGCTCGGCTGTGCCTGCTGCGTCTGGGGATGTTAGGAAGGCAGCACATCACAGCCACACTTTCCAAATTAATACCAGGCAAGGGACAGCTTTGTTAGGGTCTGTTCTGTAGGGATAATTGTTGGCTACCCATGACTCGGCCGTTGAACACGACAATGGCAGAATTTGATGATCAGAGAaggttttgattcttttttcaactcccagtgtttttttctgtgactgCTCTTTCCCCAGATGAAACAGTTGGATCCGGCTACTTCCGTGTCTTCTGGACTTTCCGTCCTGTGTGAGAAAAATAAGACGTAAAAAACGAATGCGTTATAATCCCATGTTACATAATCTGTTTCTATTTACAATTTTACACAAATTTGCGGAACCAAGATGACCACACTcttgttaaagaaaataaagacacccACAAATTATTGTTTAAATACTTTATGAACTTTAAATTAGTTATATTATCAAATTTATGTCCAGTGTGTTTGCAGACCCCAACTTTTTTACTACTTACTTAAAGAAATCTGTAGAATCAGCCACAAAGACTAAACTGCTTATTATCTTTGACTTATACCAtgattaaaaaagtaataatccACGGTGATACTACAAAAAGAAGTACTGGTCACATAGTTTAAATGTTCTATagcactgcgctggcttctttaaaaaaaacgtttgcatCATcaattggacaaaaacaaatgatacgaggtgaactttctctttgAACTGATGCTTCATTTTACCTATcatgacgatcagcatatatatcactttcctttgctgctgcagttgaGGTCAGTGCCAAATCATCAGGCTAAACTGCAATGCGCCGCACCGCAGGACAAATAGTCCGCtctttgtgaaaaaaagtgatttcaaccaaaaaaataGGAATGAAGTACTACAAAattattgaatttttatttcttatgtaagtgaccatggtataagcaggatAAAGGCCTTTGacgtgtgcattatcagaaatgaatgcacTCTGCGGAAACCACGCGTCGGACgattcaggcttccacagcgtgcgttgatttctgataatgcacagttCGTCGGACATTACTcttaaaatactgttttaatcttccttttctttaaacatgtccTACAAGAGGAAAATaatgacactttttttcaattcaaacacaagaaacaaacacaaaaaccacaattttcattggagtgtgtcttttCTCCATCAAAAGTCAGCGCCCCTGAATTCCTGACATTGCATGGCGACCTTAGTTCACGAACAGGTCACATCCTGATGGGTCATTCAAGTCATTCAAGAAAATCTGTACTATGATATATTTTCCCTGGAGTAAAAGCAACTCTTCCCCTGCACATAAACAGTTGACAATTGAAAAAGTGACAATGTGAAtgcttgaaaaaacaaaaccagtgTCACTCATCATGGTTTTTAGTACTCAGACACTATGCACCAATTATTTCATGCAAAATTGAAATGCTTCTAATATTTGTACCCaccttttttattcttattagtGACAAACAGTTTATGAAACAAGTAACTGAATGTTTTCTACCACTGAGTTCTCAGGAAACCATTCTGTCTCTGTAATTCCTAACATGCATAAAATTGGAACTGTGGTGGTACAAAGAGAAATAGCCATGTTGCCTTTAGGTCAGAATAGGAGAACATTATCATAGGGTGACATGCTGTGACTTACTTtcaagtgcagaaaaaaaaagattgaatctGAAATATAGAAATGTGGCAGTATGTCCTAGAGGGGATAAAGACTTCAAATGACATTTAATCACCTCATAAGACATTTTCCCCTCCAGGTATTCATCCTTACagggttttctttattttattattaataaaaagaacAGCAAATTTTAACTACTCATATTTCCTGACAAACTTTGTTTCTTAGCCAAGTAGACAATGTGCACAGTTTATCTTAAAGTAATTACACACCTAAATTTACATTTGTAATATGAATTTGTAATATGAATGGAATGTTGGTCAAATACATTGCAAatgatttaattaaatttagTTTGTCTTATTAGTGAAATGTGCCAACTGAAGTTGACTCAAGCCACATATAgaatgaaagaaattaaaaaagatcAGAGGATGTCAAGTCAACAGAATATTGTGTTTGGAAACCAAAATGCAGAAGAAGCCCTTTCAACAGAATCTAGACTAAACAGTGAAAATTTTAAAACGAAGGAGCGGGAAACCAAAGTTCTTGACAAAAACCAACAGAGAACCAGACTCTTAAATAACCTCAGAGATAATTGACTAACTGACAGCAGCTGTGATGATTAACAACTGAAACCAGGTGAACCACAACAAGGGGAGAGGGCTGAAAACAAACCTAATTGAAAAGTAATACATCTTGAGAATTAAACCAAGgaaactgaataaaaataaggactaattattaaaaaaaattataaatataaaatcacACCAATAAAcgacaaaaaaataattgaaacattttacattttgtttagaCATCTGGTTTTGCAGGACTCGCTGTCTTCCTTCTAAGGGAGGCACCTCAGCTCTGCAAAATGTTTCAGTGTCACAACAACCTCCACGTGAAacttaacctttattttaactgTGTCCTATACATTTGTCCTGTCTCTGCCCCAAACCTGAAGTATTTGGGCACAGGGATTCGAATATGATTGACTGGATGTCTCAAAGTTTACACCTGAAGGTACACATATTTACagaattggtgtttttaacacattagtTACTGAATTATCAATAGAATTGGACATAATTTAAGTTGGGTCACACTGCTGTGAAACCTTAACTGGCAATAATCCTAAACTGACttctgaaattgaaaaaaaaaaaaaacttaaatctgGAGCACCTCAGGGTTCAGTTTTCGATCTTTCAGCTTTTAAATGCAGCACGCTGCTAACATATAAGGACACATTTAATCTAGTAACATAGAGCTCTACAGCATTGcactgctgtcttttttttaccatgatgGAGGATATCAGGTTAgaacaaaagtaaactttatttaactttatttatttgatggACCACTGTCCTATTTTGCAGCACAACATTTTTATCTGGGGAACATTTGTAGTTGGGTTGGCTTTTCTTTAAACTTGTTCAGTGGTAGAACAAACACCTTCATTTAATTAATGTTTCCTTCGTGGTGAGAAGAATACATCTCTTCTACAACACTCGAACACAGTTCTTTTTCCACCAATTTCAAAGTATTGGTTTTCTATATATGGTCAAGGTGTTTTTATTAGAAAACAAACCTcctaatgcttttttttatgtttacttgtTCAATCTGCTGTAAATAATTTAAACTCTACACAGCTGTCAGGTACTCTGAAAGAGACCTTTTTCCTTATCCAGTGCAGCCGGGAGTACAAAGACCTTTGTTCAGGAGAAGCAAAACAACAGTCCCAAGAATGCATGACTCAATACAGGAGATCAATTTCCTCAGAACATGATTTAGCTCTGCAGTTGCATCCTAAGGACCAGAGAGGCTTTTTTATAGACTGAAATGCTCTCATTCTGCTTGAGAGGACTGAAGGAAGCCATCTATTTTAAATGGGAAGAACTGCTGTGGGTGGACTCAGAAATCACCTATTTAACATTTACAACCTCAATTCTCCTCTAGGCTGTTCCATAGACACTCACTTTTAATTATATGCTACCAAAGTAAAATACACGCATGCTTTAGTGAAAAATAGTCCTCGTtcacatgttgtttttttctttgaaatttttttttctcaaaagtcccactccgatcatcttttgaagaATTGTAAAATTCTTtctggtggtcttttaatcatgattatgccagTTGTAGCCAAATCAAAACATCagtattgttttctaggacatagattctgcaaagcagcagtagttcttCATAAATTTGCTTCTggattgtgggtgggactgttggcacataGTAAGCCCATCCCCACATCCAATGATCCAGCTGGTcaacgctctcccgctagcttacagccaccgacacccccaagctaacataaccggtgcaacaaaaatggcgagcaatatcgtagttatccagccgtacagttttgagccagttgccggctcagatgaggaaaacaaagatgtacatggatctatttgtctgcaagtgtatGCATTGAAATGGAATAGAGCCGGgttcgggaacctttttggccgagagagccataaacgccacatatttttaaatgtaatttcgaaagagccatacaaaaATGttccacactgaggcacggagacttaacctcctTTAAGGTTCttaattctggttactgtagactgTAACCAGCACCGTACAactaattcagcaactcctgaatctctcccgccgagagcgcttctcccaactttttatCCCCTCACTGCCGCAacagccctcctatttcccATATTCGACCCATAGGTGAacccccattggtccaaactacccaacgacaggctgagcgacagaactaagggggccaatcagcatctctgcttgatgggttcaatgaactccagaacttagaacgcaacccaacagccacccagtccaactcaaTCCGCtacaatatatttaaaagtaaaaatacaagtgaatgtgggcattttatgtaatttcactacttttaaagtacaatacgtctgtggattctttttaataacctttctatgctgttgctaataaatgatgagtatttttttccattattacGACTTCTGGTTgcaggcacggcaattcacaggtttcaggctatTACAAACTGtgttataacaaaaaaaataaactgataatggcgcagattttttttttcttcaagcaccgctactactgtgcCCCTCTGGCATTGCATCACGCCAGAGAAGGACTGGtccaatgaaaaaaagattttataattaaagatttgtctgcgagccagatgtgaccatcaaaaaaaccataaatggctagcgagccataggttccctgGAATAGAGCaaagagcttgtggcttgctatGCCACTGCCAgggtttttttgtctgctcctgattcttaataatttaaataaagaaatactcagaaatcagctatgttttctttacatatagccatcatcagaaaaatgccacgagaacatgtgaaaaacacccaaaacctcatttttatcagactgcattttaaaatctgttttctgacgtttttacaattattttgtAATTTGATTACATTTTCAACCGAACTCTTTGGGAAACACCTTCTAAgataatttttttccccctcatgtTTGGAACTACAATTCAGGAGCTTAACTGTACTTGT is drawn from Oryzias latipes chromosome 22, ASM223467v1 and contains these coding sequences:
- the LOC101172371 gene encoding 5-hydroxytryptamine receptor 1D, with translation MEFENSSLDYLTFNSTESSNKSAAPTWSEDMLLGLQVSLSVLLALVTLATVLSNAFVITTIFLTRKLHTPANFLIGSLAVTDLLVSILVMPISILYTVSKTWSLGQIVCDIWLSSDITFCTASILHLCVIALDRYWAITDALEYPKRRTMRRAAMMVGVVWVISISISMPPLFWRQAKAHEELTECVVNTDQISYTLYSTFGAFYVPTVLLIILYGRIYMAARSRILKTPCSSGKRFTTAQLIQTSAGSSLCSLNSTSHQEAHLHSGSTRSGGSPLFMNSVKVKLADSVLERKRLCAARERKATKTLGIILGAFIVCWLPFFVGTLVLAICKECWFHPILFDLFTWLGYLNSLINPVIYTAFNDEFKQAFQKLIKCRRNF